CCTCGCGCACCGCATCGGAGGCGCGTCGAGCCGGTGTCACCCCTGTTCCGATCGTCACAGTactgccaccgccagcatCAATGTAGTCCCACAGCCGTTGGAGAGACCATTTGAGCGCAGGTGCGGCTTCATCCCCGTCAACCGCGTTGGTTTCCGTCGGAAAGGATAGCACGGAACGGCCGTTGCCATGCGTGGCAACGTAACGCCTGCCGACCGAGTAGTTTGTCAGGTGACGGAAACGGTCGTGCATGTGCTTTGGGCAGTGATCCGACAGAGCCgcactgccgctgtcgtGATCGCCCCTATTGCGAGAAGCAGCGCTTTCGCGGCTCGTGCCACCAGTAAGAGCGCCTGGTAGACCGGCTCCGTCGCCCACTTCCATCCCGTCACCGTCGATACTCGAGGATGATGCGCTAGTAGCGTCGCTATAGGGCTCAGCTGCAAATCGCACCAGCCCCTCCTCGTGCCAGTAGACGGTGAGTGGGTTGTAGGATGTGACAGCAACGTACAGGCGCAGATCCACCTTCCGACCCTCCACAAGAAGAGGATTCTCAATGTACTCCTGCACAACGTAGCTGCTGAAGAGCCGCCGAGTCTCCTTAGAGGCTGCCTTACAGTCAATCTCCTCCATGATGCGCTCCCACGacggcgcgtgcgccgtgcCGCCTTGCGACATCAAGATGCCTCGGCCACAGCTGCCTCGAGACGGCTTCCAGATGAAGTGCCGATTGCTAGGTGCGGCCTTCATGGCAGTCACCAAACTCTCGCGTTCCTGTGGATAGAACCAGGTGCGTGGCATGTAGCTGTAGCGCGACTGCACCGCCTTCCGCTCTCCTGGCGTAGTGGCACGCTGCATGGCATCCTTGAAGGCCCGGCGCACATTCACCGCCATCCCTCGCTTGCAGCCGAGGTTGGCGTGGCTAAGCGGAAAGTGGTTGTACCGCTGGTGAGAGTTTATCATGCGAAGCTTGTCCATGTAGGCTGCCTGCTCAGACGAATCAGCAGCGGGAAAGTCGAGCAACGGGGTCGGCTGGCCGTCGCGCAGCATCTCGCAGAACCGCATCGAGCGTCCCCACACGAGGTTGCTCGCCACGTCGCGAGCCTCTGCAGGGACGCGGCGGAACCCAGCCTTCAAGAGCGGCAGCCGTAAGGCGTAGTACTCGCACGAGGATGACGTGATACTGAACAGTGGCAACGCTGTCCCGAGCGAGCTGGGCTGAAAAGCGTAGTCCGGGGGGCACTTCTCCCGCATGCGGGGAAAATAAAAGCTCGCCTTGCGCTGTGGGCTGCTCGACGGCTTCAAGTACACCGGCATCGGCGAAACAGACTCCACCGCGTGCATGAGGGACGACGATTtagaggagcagctgcttgcTGACTCACCCGCTTTTGCGGCcactgcagccgccaccgccgcacagAGACGTCCGTGATGACGGAACATGCTGCTGTGCACGAATGCCACGAGTAGAGGGCTTTCCTGCAGCCGGGTGCAGGGAAAGGGTACAGGGAGTGCGTAGAGAGTCCTGACGCCCAGGGACGAACCGAAGCAAGGCAACCGAGCTTTTGATCTTCTAATccgtcgagcagcagcggaaaagACGTCCCCCCTTCTTGTTTGCTTGTTCCGACTCCGCCTGCTCTGCCTCTCGGGTGCGATGACAAGCGTGCTCCCTTCTCGCGCACTGCTTGCTCTTCGCTCCGTGAGATCAAAAGCCAAACAAAGGCACCGACTCACATCCAAGCTGTTCAGCCCCGGTTACTTTATAGATTTCTGTATCGCCGCGAGTATCGGGCAATAATGTCGTCTAcacgcggcgacgctggGGACAAGCAAACCCTCACAAgaggcccctccccctcaaaaacacacatacaggaaaaaaaagagcaatGGAGAGCCCGTTGGATTAGTCGTCTGTCTATCTGTATGCctgcttctctgtgtgtgtgtgtgttgtgtgcggCGTACTGGATTCTTTGCGCGACCCACAAATGAGTGCCCGTGTCGCCCCTCCGGGCGCGTTTACGGGGAAAGCGAAGGGGGAGACGCCGCCGGAGATGCGCAGTCGCGCAGAAACAAacacggaaaaaaaaaaggcgtgATGAGAGGATGCCATTGGGATGGACAGACGGATGGGAAAGGgtcggggggaggggtgccaCCCGTGCATAGAATCACCCTTGCTACCCGCAGCTCCGTCCTTCACATGAAGCCACTGGGCCGGAGAGCACCACTGCACTCGGTTGACGAGAAGAATGTCCTGGGAGTTGAGGCGAGCAGGCCATGATTCTGGCGCTATCACCTACACGTGCACCCTTCTGAGCTACAGATGCAATGACCTAATGTGCGCGCGACGGCAGGCGCTGGGCGAAGGTGCCCATGGAGGGCTTCGGCTCTGCTTTATGCTCGCTCACTCACAGTCGATGCAGCTGGGTGAACGAAACACCCCCTCACGCTCACAGCTACAAACACACAGATAGAGAGAAAAGCACACAtacaaacacgcacacacacacacaagactAGAAATGGTCTCGCACGACGCGATGCATCATCGTGTCGCTCCGCGCGCATCCGTGCCGACACCGACATGACAAGgacataaaaaaaaaacaaaaagggggTGGAAAACCAAGGCATGAAGCCATGGAGCTCGCGATTCGAGCTCAGTGCTCTTTTCACGGAGCGCGAGTGCGCCAGCATCTATGCGTGCACATTCACGTgcgtgtatatatatgtgtgtgtgtgtgcgtgaatGGCCGGGCAGAGGCGACTTCCTCCTCCCGCACAGCCACCAATGTTTCATattttgtttgttttgtcTTGCTCCTTCCTGATATCTTGCTCTTGCCATACGACCTTTCCTCCTCACTTGTGGGGTTCGTTCTCTTCTTTGGTCATTCCTCACCCATActacgtgcgtgtgtgcgtgcggagagggggaaaggaGTTTCGCTGCTCGTATCTTCTCCGATCTGAGCCAGCACGCAGTGGGTCGGGCTTGTCCGCGTGCCTTCACAAGCCGCGTTCGCCGAGTGACACCTACTTTCCAGGCGAAAGTAGGCCCCCTCTTGCCgtcgctctctcgccgctAACGACACAAAGGACagggaaaagaggaggaCACGGACAGTAAGAAAGAAGGCGAGGGAAAGGTAAAGAGGGAGCAGGGGCAAGGCAAGATGGCATGGTTTATAAATacgccgcgcacgcacaagaggaggaggaagctCATGGGAAGAGTGGGGTACCCAAGAAGTCgtcatacacacacatgcgcgcgcgtagAAGCGCAGGCGCACAAACGAATCCGGACCTACGTCGATTCACCACACACTCCGCGCTGAAAGAGCACGCTCCATGCGGGACAGTATGGGCAGTGTTTCGTTGACCCCAGGGCTcggccgtttttttttgtcttggggagggggagggatgcgTTTAGCGGTTTCGCTTTTACTCCTCTCTCGTCACGCTACTGAGCGTTACTACTGCCTCACGCGTCAGGGGTTGGTGCTTCGAGGTGGTGGGGCGCAAGCACCTGTAGTACCCAAGACAGCTCAAAGGTGCGCAGCGCCCCAAAGT
Above is a window of Leishmania donovani BPK282A1 complete genome, chromosome 30 DNA encoding:
- a CDS encoding tubulin-tyrosine ligase-like protein, producing the protein MFRHHGRLCAAVAAAVAAKAGESASSCSSKSSSLMHAVESVSPMPVYLKPSSSPQRKASFYFPRMREKCPPDYAFQPSSLGTALPLFSITSSSCEYYALRLPLLKAGFRRVPAEARDVASNLVWGRSMRFCEMLRDGQPTPLLDFPAADSSEQAAYMDKLRMINSHQRYNHFPLSHANLGCKRGMAVNVRRAFKDAMQRATTPGERKAVQSRYSYMPRTWFYPQERESLVTAMKAAPSNRHFIWKPSRGSCGRGILMSQGGTAHAPSWERIMEEIDCKAASKETRRLFSSYVVQEYIENPLLVEGRKVDLRLYVAVTSYNPLTVYWHEEGLVRFAAEPYSDATSASSSSIDGDGMEVGDGAGLPGALTGGTSRESAASRNRGDHDSGSAALSDHCPKHMHDRFRHLTNYSVGRRYVATHGNGRSVLSFPTETNAVDGDEAAPALKWSLQRLWDYIDAGGGSTVTIGTGVTPARRASDAVREEIAQLITRTLMAVRPVVNDAVRRVPMPGSYFELYGFDVMLDASLNPFLIEVNTLPSLESSSTFDYATKTNVVADLLNLAMLEPFERNMAPGSTLWNSSQLREDLHGPLAAKDGGLFHAAETGDVDVVACGNAAVAREDVELRMRDELAYARGFHRIFPAKTLSGTSSQQIKMESSASFSGLSAPPTLHQPLDLLAMCSSYLADLHAYESQGLLSEEDTWALAS